The following proteins are co-located in the Paenibacillus sp. JNUCC32 genome:
- a CDS encoding peptidase U32 family protein codes for MSIKPELLAAAGSVADAAAYLEAGADALLVGEDRFGMRLPGSLTLDEIAQVVQLAHGHGSKVYVSLNNLMTNDLLPELPAYVKAIGDIGVDAVEFNDPSVLTTVKDLAPQVKLHWNAEMTATNYSTANYWGSKGASRVILARELNMDEVTDMKPQLQLEAQVQVHGMTNIYHSKRRLVNSYMQQQGRPVNDGSLGKERGLFLIEAERQDEKYPIYEDINGTHIMSSEDICILEDLHLLMAAGVDSFKVETLLKPRHYNEVVIRTYRNAVDLYAADASAYAFQEEWMDGIRAIQDPERELSFGFFYKEQVY; via the coding sequence ATGAGTATCAAACCTGAATTATTGGCGGCAGCCGGCTCCGTGGCCGATGCTGCTGCTTACTTGGAAGCCGGAGCCGATGCGCTGCTTGTCGGCGAAGACCGCTTCGGCATGAGATTGCCCGGCAGTTTGACCCTGGACGAAATTGCGCAAGTCGTGCAGCTTGCTCACGGGCATGGAAGCAAAGTGTACGTAAGCTTGAACAACTTAATGACCAATGATTTGCTGCCGGAGCTTCCCGCTTATGTTAAAGCGATCGGAGACATCGGAGTGGATGCGGTGGAATTCAACGATCCCTCGGTGCTAACCACCGTAAAAGACTTGGCTCCGCAGGTAAAGCTCCACTGGAATGCGGAAATGACCGCCACCAACTATTCAACGGCCAATTACTGGGGAAGCAAAGGCGCCTCCCGGGTTATTCTGGCGCGTGAATTGAATATGGACGAAGTCACGGACATGAAGCCGCAGCTTCAGCTGGAAGCGCAGGTCCAGGTCCACGGCATGACCAACATCTATCACTCCAAGCGGCGCCTGGTGAACAGTTACATGCAGCAGCAGGGCAGACCGGTCAATGACGGCAGCCTGGGCAAAGAGCGAGGCCTGTTTCTCATCGAGGCCGAACGCCAGGACGAGAAATATCCGATCTATGAGGATATCAATGGCACCCATATCATGAGTTCGGAGGATATCTGCATTCTGGAGGATCTGCATCTGCTGATGGCAGCAGGCGTGGACAGCTTTAAGGTGGAGACCCTGCTGAAGCCGCGCCATTACAATGAGGTTGTAATTCGAACGTATCGTAACGCGGTCGATCTCTATGCTGCAGACGCTTCAGCTTATGCATTTCAGGAAGAGTGGATGGACGGAATCCGCGCGATTCAGGATCCGGAACGCGAATTGTCGTTTGGATTTTTCTACAAGGAACAAGTTTATTAA
- a CDS encoding IreB family regulatory phosphoprotein, giving the protein MDSMDKTVKFNVKGDEKEASAQDILLSVYDSLVEKEYNPINQIVGYLLSGDPAYIPRHNNARSLIRKKERDELIEELVRFYLASHR; this is encoded by the coding sequence ATGGACTCCATGGATAAGACAGTCAAGTTCAATGTAAAAGGTGATGAAAAGGAGGCTTCCGCCCAGGACATTCTACTTTCGGTATACGATTCGCTGGTAGAGAAGGAGTACAATCCGATTAACCAAATCGTAGGGTATCTTTTGTCCGGGGATCCCGCTTATATACCTCGGCACAATAATGCCAGAAGTTTGATCCGGAAAAAAGAGCGAGATGAATTGATTGAAGAACTGGTCCGGTTCTACTTAGCCAGTCACCGTTAG
- a CDS encoding methyl-accepting chemotaxis protein yields MSEVEQHDKKPKKDKKPGGNKEKKKTPSASSGIHTAKSFVSNMGTAISRMPMNPAKSVGIRLFLIFLSAIVFFVIVLGYLSYNKAKDTIEKNAANGNQQTIIQTSEKIDIILDKYENAGRQIFYDIELQKLLSEYTDKKLSEYDAFTVERTIRDKLSNQITSDSAIRAIYLIPSKGEKIISAGQSSESSKTVLEQSWYAELKEGDKKIMWLPTMQNSGAPYFTIARSLGSMNDLTSTYVVMFELNASVLDAQLKGINLGENGQLQLISPEGIVVSSSDSSIVGSETAWTFAKEFPADTKTDDVRTKDEEGRNVLAVYNTLSTNDWKLVGSVQTSELTKDASSILVITLIVAAIDVIFAILIGIWMVRMIARPIGKLNLLMKEGAKGNLNVRTDHKSQDEIGQLSASFNDMMEQITGLVQQTSNTAQEVLRTAAELSDASKKTAISAKEIAVATEEIANGASSLAVEAERGSDLTNNISKQMQIVVTANEEMGKSARHVESSSELGTKHLSDLLDKTHQTEDMTRSMMHKVDGLKETTSSVAKVLDVLQNITKQTNILSLNATIEAARAGAAGKGFMVVADEIRQLADQSRQSIDMVSQITDRIMAEMNETVQVLLDANPLFKGQMDAVKETNDIFVSVQQQMVEFIDRLDSVTHSIDELNESQNVLSEAMSNVSAVAEESSATSEEVASLSTEQQSVSSQLVNLSTQLENVSNELKETLSRFRL; encoded by the coding sequence ATGTCAGAAGTTGAGCAGCATGATAAGAAACCGAAAAAGGACAAGAAGCCCGGGGGAAACAAAGAGAAAAAGAAAACGCCTTCGGCATCATCAGGGATACATACTGCCAAGTCGTTCGTTTCCAACATGGGAACGGCCATAAGCCGGATGCCGATGAACCCGGCAAAATCCGTCGGAATCCGGTTGTTCCTGATCTTTTTGTCAGCCATTGTATTTTTTGTGATCGTCCTGGGGTATCTGTCTTACAACAAGGCAAAGGACACGATTGAGAAGAATGCTGCAAACGGCAATCAGCAGACGATTATCCAAACCTCCGAGAAAATCGACATCATTCTGGATAAGTACGAGAATGCCGGCAGACAAATCTTCTATGACATTGAATTGCAGAAATTGTTGTCCGAGTACACGGATAAGAAGTTAAGCGAGTACGATGCGTTTACGGTAGAGCGGACCATCCGCGATAAACTATCCAATCAGATTACGTCGGACTCGGCCATCAGAGCCATTTATTTGATCCCTTCCAAGGGAGAGAAGATCATATCCGCAGGACAATCCTCGGAATCCTCCAAAACCGTCCTTGAGCAAAGCTGGTATGCCGAACTGAAGGAAGGCGACAAGAAGATTATGTGGCTGCCAACGATGCAGAACAGCGGTGCTCCGTATTTCACGATTGCCCGCTCCTTGGGTTCCATGAACGACCTGACGTCTACGTATGTCGTCATGTTTGAACTGAACGCCTCGGTGCTGGATGCCCAGCTGAAGGGAATTAACCTTGGCGAGAACGGTCAACTGCAATTGATCAGTCCGGAAGGCATCGTTGTTTCCTCCAGCGATTCCTCCATCGTGGGTTCGGAAACCGCTTGGACGTTTGCGAAAGAGTTTCCGGCCGACACCAAAACGGATGACGTAAGAACGAAGGATGAGGAAGGAAGAAATGTACTGGCGGTTTACAATACGCTGAGCACGAACGATTGGAAGCTCGTAGGCTCTGTCCAAACCAGCGAGCTCACGAAGGATGCCTCCAGCATACTGGTCATCACGCTGATCGTGGCTGCGATCGACGTTATTTTTGCCATTCTGATCGGTATTTGGATGGTAAGAATGATTGCCCGTCCGATAGGCAAGCTGAACCTGCTGATGAAGGAAGGCGCTAAAGGGAATTTGAATGTTCGTACAGACCATAAGAGCCAGGACGAAATCGGTCAGCTCTCGGCCAGCTTCAACGATATGATGGAGCAGATTACCGGACTCGTGCAGCAAACGAGCAATACCGCCCAGGAAGTGCTTCGAACGGCTGCAGAATTAAGCGATGCCTCGAAGAAGACTGCGATTTCGGCCAAAGAAATTGCCGTGGCTACCGAGGAAATTGCGAACGGAGCCAGCAGTCTGGCAGTTGAAGCAGAGCGTGGCAGCGATCTGACCAACAACATCTCGAAGCAGATGCAAATCGTTGTTACGGCTAACGAAGAGATGGGCAAATCGGCCCGTCACGTAGAAAGCTCCAGTGAGCTGGGAACGAAGCATTTGAGCGACTTGCTGGATAAGACCCATCAGACCGAGGATATGACCCGCTCGATGATGCATAAGGTTGATGGCTTGAAGGAAACGACATCTTCGGTTGCCAAAGTGCTTGATGTGCTTCAGAACATCACTAAGCAAACGAACATCCTCTCCTTGAATGCAACGATCGAAGCGGCCCGTGCCGGAGCAGCCGGTAAAGGCTTCATGGTCGTGGCCGATGAAATCCGCCAGTTGGCAGACCAATCCAGGCAATCCATCGATATGGTCAGCCAAATTACGGACCGCATCATGGCCGAGATGAACGAAACCGTGCAGGTACTGCTCGATGCGAACCCGCTCTTCAAAGGTCAGATGGATGCCGTTAAGGAAACGAACGATATCTTCGTATCCGTTCAACAGCAGATGGTAGAATTTATCGATCGCTTGGATTCCGTCACGCATTCGATTGATGAGTTGAATGAATCTCAAAATGTGCTTTCGGAAGCGATGAGCAATGTGAGCGCGGTAGCCGAAGAATCCTCCGCAACTTCGGAAGAGGTGGCTTCTCTCTCCACAGAGCAGCAAAGCGTCAGCAGTCAGCTGGTCAATCTGTCAACACAGCTTGAGAATGTATCGAATGAGCTGAAAGAGACCTTGTCTCGTTTTAGATTATAG
- a CDS encoding DUF1292 domain-containing protein, translating into MANEHIGMEEEPEIIYIPDDEGNEEEFEVIMKFEVDGSDAKYMMVVPRESAEEETDEVYAFRYEEDGEDLKLFMIEDDEEWAIVEETFNTLVEELDGRDE; encoded by the coding sequence ATGGCTAATGAGCATATTGGTATGGAAGAAGAACCGGAAATTATTTATATTCCCGACGATGAAGGCAACGAGGAAGAGTTCGAAGTCATCATGAAATTCGAAGTGGATGGCTCGGATGCCAAATATATGATGGTCGTACCAAGGGAGTCTGCAGAAGAAGAGACCGACGAGGTTTACGCCTTCCGTTATGAGGAAGACGGAGAAGACCTGAAATTGTTTATGATCGAAGACGATGAAGAATGGGCCATTGTTGAAGAAACCTTCAATACGCTCGTGGAAGAGCTGGACGGGAGAGACGAATGA
- the mltG gene encoding endolytic transglycosylase MltG, with the protein MKKLAIAALVLILIAGGAVFYVWNGLQPVQSSETPVEFTVESGMSTSSIADLLEEKGLIKNALILKGYLKLSGEGSRLMAGTYEATPGTPFQELLSKMNNGEVKPEEMVRFTIPEGYTILQMAETIARESGIDEKEFLEVVDQPSGWNVPIAEEIPAEANLRHHLEGYLFPATYELPKKDLTAKGIAETMLKETEKRLAEIPDWESQLEARGVTFHELMTIASLVEREVVADQERALVAGVIYNRLEEDMRLEIDATVQYLLDKPKERLLYADLEVESPYNTYRQKGLPPGPISSPSLESIQAALNPEKSDYLFYVTKKDGTQEHLFAKTYKEHLKNIEASKKMAQQ; encoded by the coding sequence TTGAAGAAACTGGCAATAGCAGCATTGGTTCTGATCCTCATTGCAGGCGGGGCCGTATTCTACGTATGGAATGGTTTGCAACCCGTTCAGAGCTCGGAAACTCCCGTCGAATTCACCGTGGAGTCCGGCATGAGCACATCCTCTATCGCCGATCTGCTTGAGGAAAAGGGACTGATCAAAAATGCTCTCATACTTAAAGGTTATCTGAAGCTTAGCGGCGAAGGCAGCCGTCTCATGGCGGGCACCTATGAAGCAACGCCGGGCACTCCCTTCCAGGAGCTGTTATCCAAGATGAACAACGGCGAAGTGAAGCCTGAGGAAATGGTCCGTTTCACGATCCCCGAAGGATATACGATCCTTCAGATGGCGGAAACCATCGCTCGCGAGAGCGGCATCGACGAGAAGGAGTTCCTGGAGGTTGTGGATCAGCCATCCGGCTGGAATGTGCCTATAGCGGAAGAGATTCCCGCAGAAGCAAATCTGAGGCATCATCTGGAGGGCTACTTATTCCCGGCGACCTATGAACTGCCGAAGAAGGATCTAACGGCAAAAGGGATCGCAGAGACCATGCTGAAGGAAACCGAGAAGCGTTTGGCTGAAATTCCGGATTGGGAGAGCCAACTGGAGGCGCGAGGCGTGACGTTCCATGAGCTCATGACCATCGCTTCGCTGGTGGAGCGGGAAGTGGTTGCGGACCAGGAGCGCGCCCTGGTAGCCGGCGTGATTTATAACCGGCTGGAAGAGGATATGAGGCTTGAAATCGATGCGACCGTTCAATATCTGTTAGATAAGCCGAAGGAGCGGCTGCTTTACGCCGACCTGGAGGTCGAGAGCCCGTACAACACTTATCGTCAAAAGGGACTTCCGCCGGGGCCTATCTCGAGCCCGAGCCTGGAATCCATTCAGGCAGCCCTGAACCCGGAGAAATCCGATTATTTGTTCTATGTGACGAAGAAGGACGGTACGCAAGAGCATCTCTTTGCCAAAACGTACAAAGAGCATTTAAAAAACATCGAGGCCAGCAAAAAGATGGCACAACAATAA
- a CDS encoding AI-2E family transporter, with protein MEQLTENKWFRLLVWLMLGLISLYFVWLLRPLFLDVYRFLKAVLAPFLVAMIISYVLNPIVCTLSDRKVPRSIAVLLIYAVFLTSLAVILINMIPMLIRQLEELNEHLPELSMNAQSLMTNLDSRLLPPGVRTGVNSWFLQMESRLAGGISDFMDNIGNTINILFNVLIVPFLIFYILKDFEVFQRTAVSYLPRSRRKSIVTLLKEIDTALGNYVRGQFLVCLIIGVLAYVGYMIVGMPYALLLASIVAVFNIIPYLGPFLGAAPALVMASTISWRMVLLVAVVNMVCQTLESNVISPQVVGKKLHMHPLLIIFALLVGGQVAGTVGLILAVPVFAVIKVLLQHVFAYYVRKKSG; from the coding sequence GTGGAACAGCTGACCGAGAACAAATGGTTTCGGTTGTTGGTTTGGTTGATGCTTGGACTCATCTCCCTTTATTTTGTCTGGCTGCTGCGCCCGCTGTTTCTGGATGTCTATCGCTTTCTTAAGGCCGTCCTGGCGCCATTTTTGGTTGCCATGATCATATCGTATGTGTTGAATCCGATTGTATGCACGCTCTCTGACCGCAAAGTTCCGCGGAGCATTGCGGTGCTGCTCATTTATGCCGTCTTCCTGACTTCGCTGGCCGTCATTCTGATCAATATGATTCCGATGCTGATCCGGCAGCTGGAGGAGCTCAACGAGCACTTGCCTGAATTATCGATGAACGCCCAAAGCCTGATGACCAATCTGGACAGCAGGCTGCTGCCCCCGGGAGTAAGGACAGGCGTCAACAGCTGGTTCCTGCAGATGGAGTCGAGGCTGGCCGGTGGAATTTCGGATTTCATGGACAATATCGGCAACACCATCAACATCCTGTTTAATGTGTTAATTGTTCCGTTCCTGATCTTCTACATATTAAAAGATTTTGAGGTGTTCCAGCGAACCGCCGTATCCTATCTGCCGCGGAGCCGCCGGAAGTCGATCGTCACGCTGCTGAAAGAGATCGACACGGCCCTCGGGAATTATGTCCGCGGACAATTTCTGGTATGCTTGATCATCGGCGTTCTCGCTTACGTGGGGTACATGATCGTGGGCATGCCGTACGCGCTGCTGCTGGCCAGCATCGTGGCGGTGTTTAACATCATCCCGTATCTAGGCCCCTTTCTCGGGGCAGCTCCTGCGCTTGTGATGGCATCCACGATTTCCTGGAGGATGGTGCTGCTGGTGGCGGTGGTCAATATGGTCTGCCAGACGCTGGAGAGCAATGTCATCTCGCCGCAAGTGGTCGGCAAGAAGCTGCATATGCATCCGCTTCTGATCATATTTGCGCTCCTTGTCGGCGGACAGGTGGCAGGAACCGTGGGTCTGATTCTGGCCGTACCGGTCTTTGCCGTCATCAAAGTGCTGCTGCAGCATGTTTTCGCTTATTATGTCAGGAAGAAATCCGGTTGA
- a CDS encoding DUF1292 domain-containing protein, with protein sequence MSDFSVENIVWTQALKEAFGESVELEDDKGHLEVYDIAAEFEVDGQGYAILVQPDRTDEEYEVLRIVKNADGGLELATIDDDEEWENVSELYDELTFPEGDED encoded by the coding sequence ATGTCTGATTTTTCGGTTGAGAATATCGTATGGACCCAAGCCCTTAAGGAAGCATTCGGGGAGAGTGTTGAGCTTGAGGACGATAAAGGCCATCTCGAGGTTTATGATATTGCCGCCGAATTTGAAGTGGATGGTCAAGGATATGCCATTCTGGTTCAGCCGGACCGCACCGATGAGGAGTACGAGGTTCTCCGGATCGTGAAGAATGCGGATGGCGGATTGGAGCTGGCCACCATTGATGACGACGAGGAATGGGAGAATGTGTCCGAGCTCTACGATGAGCTGACGTTTCCCGAGGGAGACGAGGACTAA
- a CDS encoding peptidase U32 family protein, whose protein sequence is MEAMAQPKYKGKRYRLDKPELLAPAGNLEKLKFAVHYGADAVYIGGQKYGLRSNADNFSFEEMKEGVEFAKKYGAKVFVATNIYAHNEDIEGIESYLRSLEEAGIAAIIAADPAIIEVAKRAAPKLEVHLSTQQSTLNWQAVKFWKDEGLPRVVLGREASLEEIASIKEHVDIEIEAFIHGAMCSSFSGRCVLSNHFTDRDSNRGGCCQSCRWKYDLFEDGREEQGHWVSEEQQLMEQPAPAPSPFKPGVTQIPLFQPEDNQFTMGSKDLCMLEHIPDLIEVGIDSFKIEGRMKSIHYVATVVNVYRQAIDSYMADPDHYVLKPEWIEEINKAANRPLNTGFFYDTPDHEDHIYEPEEKAVPYDFAGLVMEYDEHSGTAVIQQRNHFKPGDQIEFFGPEGTFFKQTVGPIQDEDGSELDAARHPLQLIRMKVDQPVRHFDMMRKRKG, encoded by the coding sequence ATGGAAGCAATGGCACAGCCAAAATACAAAGGCAAACGCTATCGCCTGGACAAGCCGGAATTGCTCGCCCCGGCCGGTAATTTGGAAAAACTGAAATTTGCGGTGCATTATGGCGCCGATGCGGTATATATCGGAGGACAGAAATACGGCCTTCGTTCGAATGCGGACAACTTCAGCTTCGAAGAAATGAAAGAAGGCGTGGAATTCGCGAAGAAATACGGCGCGAAGGTGTTTGTGGCCACCAACATTTATGCGCATAACGAGGACATCGAAGGCATCGAATCCTACCTGCGAAGCCTGGAAGAAGCAGGCATTGCAGCGATCATCGCTGCCGATCCGGCGATTATCGAGGTTGCCAAGCGCGCTGCGCCTAAACTTGAAGTGCATCTGAGCACGCAGCAGTCCACGCTCAATTGGCAGGCCGTGAAATTCTGGAAGGACGAAGGATTGCCGCGGGTCGTACTGGGACGGGAGGCAAGCCTGGAGGAAATCGCATCGATTAAAGAGCATGTTGACATTGAGATCGAAGCCTTTATCCATGGAGCAATGTGCTCCTCGTTCTCCGGTCGCTGCGTATTGTCCAACCATTTTACGGACCGTGATTCCAACCGGGGGGGATGCTGCCAATCCTGCCGTTGGAAATATGATTTGTTCGAGGATGGACGAGAAGAGCAGGGACATTGGGTGTCGGAAGAGCAGCAGCTGATGGAACAGCCTGCCCCTGCTCCATCCCCGTTCAAACCGGGCGTTACCCAGATCCCGCTGTTCCAGCCGGAAGATAATCAGTTTACGATGGGGTCGAAGGATCTCTGCATGTTGGAGCATATTCCGGATCTGATCGAGGTCGGAATCGACAGCTTCAAGATTGAGGGACGGATGAAATCGATCCATTACGTTGCGACCGTGGTCAATGTGTATAGACAGGCGATTGATTCTTACATGGCCGACCCTGACCATTATGTATTGAAGCCGGAATGGATCGAGGAGATTAATAAAGCGGCCAACCGACCGCTGAATACTGGATTTTTCTATGATACGCCGGACCATGAGGATCATATTTATGAACCGGAAGAGAAGGCGGTGCCTTATGATTTCGCCGGATTGGTGATGGAATATGACGAACACTCGGGAACGGCCGTCATCCAGCAGCGGAACCACTTTAAGCCGGGGGATCAAATCGAATTTTTCGGGCCGGAAGGGACCTTCTTTAAGCAGACGGTTGGGCCTATCCAGGATGAGGATGGAAGCGAACTGGATGCAGCTCGCCATCCCCTTCAGCTCATTCGCATGAAGGTGGATCAGCCGGTGCGTCATTTTGATATGATGCGAAAACGCAAAGGATAA
- the ruvX gene encoding Holliday junction resolvase RuvX, whose translation MKKIMGLDYGDRRIGVAISDAFGWTAQGVEVIERRRDEGELDRIAALVKDNEVGEIVVGLPKNMNGTIGPRGEICMEFANTLRESLSLPVHLWDERLSTVSAERTLLEADVSRKKRKQVVDKMAASLILQNYLDSKR comes from the coding sequence ATGAAGAAGATCATGGGATTAGATTACGGGGACCGCAGAATCGGTGTTGCCATCAGCGACGCGTTCGGATGGACGGCCCAAGGGGTTGAAGTTATCGAACGCCGCCGCGACGAAGGCGAGCTGGACAGAATTGCCGCACTCGTCAAAGACAACGAGGTCGGCGAGATTGTGGTCGGCCTGCCTAAGAATATGAACGGCACGATTGGTCCGCGGGGCGAAATCTGCATGGAATTCGCAAACACGTTGCGAGAGTCCCTATCCTTACCCGTTCACCTTTGGGATGAACGGCTATCAACAGTATCCGCTGAAAGGACATTGCTTGAAGCCGATGTCAGCCGAAAGAAGCGAAAACAGGTTGTAGATAAAATGGCGGCAAGCTTGATTTTGCAAAACTACTTGGATTCTAAAAGGTAA
- the alaS gene encoding alanine--tRNA ligase, translating to MKASEIRSKWLEFFAEKGHNIEPSASLVPHNDPSLLWINAGMAPLKPYFDGRVKPENPRIANSQKCIRTNDIENVGKTRRHHTFFEMLGNFSIGDYFKEEVITWAWEFLTDKKWIGFDPEKLSVTVYPEDEEAYKLWNEKIGLPKERIIKLQDNFWDIGEGPCGPCTEIFYDRGEGYDTEAPESEMFPGGENERWLEVWNLVFSQFNHNKDGSYTPLPNKNIDTGAGLERFASILQNVASNFDTDLFQPIIQKTAELAGVKYNEKTEYDIALKVIADHIRTVAFAVGDGVLPSNEGRGYVIRRLLRRAVRYGKVLGLDKPFMYTLTGTVGDIMGVYYPEVVEKRAFIEKVIATEEEQFHKTLSDGLNILADVSAEAKKQGKSVISGSDAFKLYDTYGFPFDLTEDYASEHGLTVDREGFDAAMKEQRDRARAARHETESMKVQGGVLSDYTVKSEFVGYNDTVSEAKVLAIVSGDSFADSVSEGETCQVILDVTPFYAESGGQVSDQGMLEGGSVRARVEGLFKAPHGQHVHFVTVELGELKVGDTVKAQVDSAMRNDIVKNHTATHLLHKALKEVLGDHVNQAGSLVEPQRLRFDFSHFGSITQEELADIESRVNEQVWKSVPVVIERKAIDEAKAMGAMALFGEKYGDIVRVVQVGDYSIELCGGCHVDNTSQIGIFKLLGESGIGSGVRRIEAVTGRYAYEHLEGQMDLLKQAAGLLKSNLADVPKRIEGLNQQVKDLARENESLQGKLGAIEASQLTDKVKQVGNTSLLAAEVQAGSMDGLRGIADELKGKLPETILVLGSKAGDKVNFVVAVPQELVKQGYHAGKLVKEVASVCGGGGGGRPDMAQAGGKDASKLAQALQHAEDLVARGV from the coding sequence ATGAAAGCTAGTGAGATCCGTTCCAAATGGCTAGAGTTTTTTGCAGAGAAAGGCCACAATATTGAACCGAGTGCATCGCTTGTACCGCATAATGACCCGTCCCTGCTCTGGATTAATGCAGGCATGGCTCCGCTCAAGCCTTACTTCGACGGGCGCGTGAAGCCGGAAAATCCGAGAATTGCCAACTCGCAGAAATGCATTCGTACCAACGATATCGAGAATGTCGGCAAGACCCGCCGGCACCATACATTCTTCGAAATGCTGGGCAACTTCTCCATCGGCGACTATTTTAAAGAAGAAGTGATCACCTGGGCCTGGGAATTCCTGACGGACAAAAAGTGGATCGGCTTCGATCCGGAGAAGCTGTCCGTAACCGTGTATCCGGAGGACGAGGAGGCCTATAAACTGTGGAACGAGAAAATCGGTCTCCCGAAGGAGCGCATCATCAAGCTGCAGGATAACTTCTGGGATATCGGCGAAGGACCATGCGGACCTTGCACCGAGATTTTCTATGACCGCGGCGAAGGATACGACACGGAGGCACCCGAATCCGAAATGTTCCCCGGCGGCGAGAACGAACGCTGGCTTGAAGTATGGAACCTCGTGTTCTCCCAGTTCAACCACAACAAGGACGGCAGCTATACACCGCTTCCGAACAAGAACATCGATACGGGCGCAGGTCTGGAGCGCTTTGCTTCCATTCTGCAAAACGTGGCTTCCAATTTCGATACCGACCTGTTCCAGCCGATCATTCAGAAGACGGCAGAACTTGCCGGCGTAAAATACAACGAGAAGACGGAATACGATATCGCTTTGAAAGTCATTGCAGACCACATCCGTACGGTTGCATTCGCGGTAGGCGATGGCGTGCTGCCTTCCAACGAAGGCCGCGGCTATGTCATCCGTCGTTTGCTCCGCCGCGCGGTTCGTTACGGAAAGGTGCTCGGACTGGACAAACCGTTCATGTATACTTTGACCGGAACCGTAGGCGATATTATGGGAGTATACTACCCAGAGGTCGTTGAGAAGCGCGCCTTTATCGAGAAGGTCATTGCGACGGAAGAAGAACAGTTCCATAAAACGCTCTCGGACGGCTTGAACATCCTGGCTGACGTCAGCGCCGAAGCGAAGAAGCAGGGCAAATCCGTCATCAGCGGCAGCGACGCGTTCAAATTGTACGATACGTACGGCTTCCCGTTTGATTTAACGGAGGATTATGCGTCCGAACACGGATTGACCGTGGACCGCGAGGGCTTTGATGCCGCGATGAAGGAACAGCGTGACCGTGCGCGCGCAGCCCGTCATGAAACGGAAAGCATGAAGGTCCAAGGCGGCGTTCTTTCCGATTATACGGTTAAAAGTGAATTTGTTGGATATAATGACACCGTCAGCGAGGCGAAAGTGCTCGCCATTGTGTCCGGTGACAGCTTTGCGGACAGCGTCAGTGAAGGCGAGACCTGTCAGGTCATTCTGGACGTTACCCCGTTCTATGCGGAAAGCGGCGGCCAGGTCAGCGATCAGGGGATGTTGGAAGGCGGATCCGTGCGTGCCCGAGTGGAAGGCCTCTTCAAGGCTCCGCATGGACAGCATGTGCATTTCGTAACCGTCGAGCTCGGCGAGCTCAAAGTGGGCGATACGGTCAAGGCGCAGGTCGACTCGGCTATGCGCAATGACATCGTCAAGAACCATACAGCGACTCACCTTTTGCATAAAGCGTTGAAGGAAGTGCTTGGCGATCATGTCAATCAGGCAGGTTCCCTTGTCGAACCGCAGCGTCTGCGCTTCGACTTCTCCCACTTCGGCAGCATTACGCAGGAGGAACTGGCCGATATTGAGAGCCGCGTGAATGAACAGGTATGGAAGAGCGTTCCGGTCGTTATCGAGCGCAAGGCCATTGATGAAGCGAAGGCGATGGGCGCCATGGCCTTGTTCGGCGAGAAATACGGCGATATCGTCCGTGTCGTTCAGGTCGGGGATTACAGCATCGAGCTGTGCGGCGGATGCCATGTGGACAACACGTCCCAGATCGGAATCTTCAAGCTGCTTGGCGAGAGCGGCATCGGCTCCGGCGTTCGCCGCATTGAAGCCGTAACGGGACGTTACGCTTATGAGCACCTGGAGGGCCAAATGGACCTGCTCAAGCAGGCTGCCGGCTTGCTGAAGAGCAATCTTGCGGACGTGCCGAAGCGGATCGAAGGCCTGAACCAACAGGTGAAGGATCTTGCCCGGGAGAACGAGTCCCTGCAAGGGAAGCTGGGAGCCATTGAAGCCAGCCAGCTGACCGACAAAGTGAAGCAGGTCGGCAACACGTCGCTGCTGGCAGCCGAAGTACAGGCCGGCAGCATGGACGGACTCCGCGGCATCGCTGACGAATTGAAGGGCAAGCTGCCCGAGACCATTCTTGTGCTCGGCTCCAAAGCAGGCGACAAGGTGAATTTCGTCGTAGCGGTTCCGCAGGAGCTGGTGAAGCAGGGCTATCATGCCGGCAAGCTGGTTAAGGAAGTCGCATCGGTATGCGGCGGGGGCGGCGGAGGCCGTCCGGATATGGCCCAAGCCGGGGGCAAGGATGCTTCCAAGCTTGCCCAGGCGCTGCAGCATGCGGAGGACCTCGTAGCCCGGGGCGTGTAA